From one Fusobacterium mortiferum ATCC 9817 genomic stretch:
- a CDS encoding uridine kinase family protein, giving the protein MVKIKTKKYSTTLKLILLKAVNDLFPNRKVIIDNSLNNGVYGYIEKFSLTEEDVEKISNKMKEIIEKNYPIELISNNNEELKARSSEIEREDVRKLLDNSGWTSIMEYAIDGYHDYVYERPYKFTGDVDLFELTKYNNGFILKYPLTEEKVLPPKIDTPKLAKVFDDAGRWNQILGVDTLGSLNEKVLHKEIGELIRVNEALHHKEIAKIAEQISKNDKIKLVTIAGPSSSGKTTFSKRLYIHLRANGINPIVISLDNYYIGRANVPLDENGQKDFETIEALDLKLLNQNLKELIDGKEVEIPEYNFITGEREKVGNMMKVPEKNGIIIIEGIHGLNERLTSEIPRENKFKIYISCLTQLNIDKHNRISTSDVREIRRLVRDSLSREEKGEGTLAMWASVRRGEEKHIFPYQEEADALFNSNLVYELGILKSYALRELIKISPNSPYYDEAKRIMRFLYCFVDIKADLVPDDSILKEFIGGSIFYKY; this is encoded by the coding sequence ATGGTAAAGATTAAAACAAAAAAATATTCAACAACATTAAAATTAATACTTTTAAAAGCAGTAAATGATCTATTTCCAAATAGAAAGGTAATCATAGATAACTCCTTAAATAATGGTGTATATGGTTATATAGAAAAGTTTTCTCTAACTGAAGAAGATGTAGAAAAAATTTCTAATAAGATGAAAGAGATAATAGAAAAAAATTATCCAATAGAATTAATTAGTAATAATAATGAAGAATTAAAAGCTAGAAGCAGCGAGATAGAAAGAGAAGATGTAAGAAAACTTTTGGATAATAGTGGTTGGACAAGTATAATGGAATATGCAATAGATGGATATCATGACTATGTTTATGAAAGACCATATAAATTTACTGGAGATGTAGATTTATTTGAACTAACAAAATATAATAATGGATTTATTTTAAAATATCCACTTACAGAGGAAAAAGTATTACCACCTAAAATAGATACTCCTAAGTTAGCAAAAGTATTTGATGATGCAGGAAGATGGAATCAAATACTGGGAGTAGATACTTTAGGAAGTCTAAATGAAAAAGTTTTACATAAGGAGATAGGGGAATTAATAAGAGTAAACGAAGCTCTACATCATAAAGAAATAGCTAAAATAGCAGAGCAAATATCTAAAAATGATAAGATAAAATTGGTTACGATAGCAGGACCATCGTCATCTGGTAAAACAACATTCAGTAAAAGGCTATATATTCATTTAAGGGCTAATGGGATAAATCCAATAGTAATATCACTGGATAACTATTATATAGGAAGAGCTAACGTTCCTTTAGATGAAAATGGACAAAAGGATTTTGAAACAATAGAAGCTCTTGATTTAAAACTTTTAAACCAAAATTTAAAAGAGTTGATAGATGGAAAAGAGGTAGAGATACCTGAATATAACTTTATTACAGGTGAAAGAGAAAAAGTAGGAAATATGATGAAAGTTCCAGAGAAAAATGGAATAATTATAATAGAGGGAATACATGGGTTAAATGAAAGGCTTACTTCTGAAATTCCTAGAGAAAACAAATTTAAAATATACATTAGTTGTCTAACTCAATTGAATATAGATAAGCATAATAGAATATCTACAAGTGATGTGAGAGAGATAAGAAGATTAGTTAGAGATAGCCTTTCAAGAGAGGAGAAAGGAGAGGGAACTCTAGCAATGTGGGCTTCTGTAAGAAGAGGAGAAGAAAAACATATTTTCCCTTATCAAGAGGAAGCAGATGCACTGTTTAATAGTAATCTTGTATATGAATTGGGAATATTAAAAAGTTATGCTTTGAGAGAGCTTATTAAAATAAGTCCAAATAGTCCATATTATGATGAAGCAAAGAGAATAATGAGATTTTTATATTGTTTTGTAGATATAAAAGCTGATTTAGTTCCAGATGACTCTATCTTGAAAGAGTTTATAGGTGGAAGTATTTTTTATAAATACTAA
- a CDS encoding TAXI family TRAP transporter solute-binding subunit produces the protein MKKVLALLAMVVGLGACGGEQTTYINIGTGGTAGTYYPLGGAFAEIWNSNIKGVNATAESTGASVANVNMLEKGDIDVAIIQNDVASYAENGVELFEKKIENIRGMATLYSEPIQCITTDDSINSIEDLRGKKVAIGAIGSGVYCNAVQILEAAGIGEKDYKPQYLSFAEAATGLRDKQIDAAFLVAGVPTSAIVDLATQRDVKVVNIDEDLANKLKEKYSYYTDYKIKGGTYSTQKEDAQTLTVQSMLVVSSKLSEDMVYNMLKSMYANSDRIKAAHKVGEFIKDDTGLEGMSIKLHPGAEKYFSEKGIK, from the coding sequence ATGAAAAAAGTATTAGCTTTATTAGCAATGGTTGTAGGATTAGGAGCTTGTGGTGGAGAACAAACTACTTATATCAACATAGGTACTGGGGGAACAGCTGGAACTTATTATCCTTTAGGAGGAGCTTTTGCTGAAATTTGGAACTCTAATATAAAAGGAGTAAATGCTACTGCTGAATCTACTGGAGCTTCTGTTGCCAACGTAAATATGTTGGAAAAGGGAGATATAGATGTTGCTATTATTCAAAATGACGTTGCATCTTATGCTGAAAATGGAGTAGAATTATTTGAAAAGAAAATAGAAAATATAAGAGGAATGGCTACTTTATATAGTGAGCCTATCCAATGTATCACAACTGATGATAGTATCAATTCAATAGAAGATTTAAGAGGTAAAAAAGTTGCTATTGGAGCTATTGGAAGTGGAGTTTATTGTAATGCTGTACAAATATTAGAGGCAGCTGGAATAGGAGAGAAAGATTATAAACCTCAATACCTATCTTTTGCTGAAGCTGCTACTGGCTTAAGAGATAAGCAAATTGATGCTGCTTTCTTAGTTGCAGGAGTTCCTACATCAGCAATTGTTGACTTAGCTACTCAAAGAGATGTTAAAGTTGTTAATATAGATGAAGACTTAGCAAATAAATTAAAAGAAAAATACTCTTACTACACTGATTATAAAATCAAAGGTGGAACTTATAGTACTCAAAAAGAAGATGCACAAACACTAACAGTTCAATCTATGCTTGTAGTAAGCTCTAAATTATCTGAAGATATGGTTTATAATATGTTAAAATCTATGTATGCTAATAGTGATAGAATAAAAGCTGCTCATAAAGTAGGAGAATTTATAAAAGATGATACAGGATTAGAAGGTATGAGTATTAAATTACACCCAGGTGCTGAAAAATATTTCTCAGAAAAAGGTATTAAATAA
- a CDS encoding TRAP transporter permease, whose amino-acid sequence MNKTDTTKDNINNVDELLAKYDKGSRFRVLSGFQGKVIWILLFCFTVFQLYYSIRGGIDAQIARSIHLAFGLTAVFFLYPTSSKMDKYSLHPLDCILGLLAGACCLYVVIFFKDIVMRQGLINGVDMVVGGIAILLVLEAARRVIGLPMVIISIAFIIYALVGRSIPGALGHRGVNLSGLVQHLFYTTEGIMGLPIQVSSTFIFMFLLFGAYLEKTGMGEFFIDLANSISGSSPGGPAKVAVISSACMGTLSGSSVANVVGTGSFTIPMMKRLGYEGEFAGAVEATASTGGQLMPPIMGAAAFLLAEITGTPYSKVILAAAIPAVLYYLGVFIGVHFEAKKLGLKGLPKEDIPKFSKVMKARGQLIIPIFAVIGLLSSGWSPIYAALGAVASTILCAAIKKETRLSFRDILEGMVQGAKSALTVIAACACAGIITGVVTKTGLGLKVGSILVGVANGNLMLTLLFTMITSLILGIGVPTTANYVITSTIAAPAILLIHDATGIPIVPVLAAHLFVFYFGIIADVTPPVCLAAVAAAGVAKSEPMKTGLQATRLAIGAFLIPYMFVLSPELIMINPGITVIPKIITAIIGITCVSVGLTGYFKTNMNMLERIFLIIAGVLTLEPGFLTDIIGIVIIVVVYIYQSKKSKLN is encoded by the coding sequence ATGAACAAAACTGATACTACAAAGGACAACATCAACAATGTTGATGAATTACTAGCAAAATATGACAAAGGTTCTAGATTTAGAGTGCTGTCTGGATTTCAAGGAAAAGTAATCTGGATATTACTATTTTGCTTTACTGTATTCCAACTATATTACTCTATAAGAGGGGGGATTGATGCTCAAATTGCTCGTTCTATTCACTTAGCTTTTGGATTGACAGCAGTATTTTTTCTCTATCCTACTAGCTCAAAGATGGATAAATATAGTCTTCATCCATTAGATTGTATACTTGGATTACTAGCTGGAGCTTGTTGCTTATATGTGGTCATTTTCTTTAAAGATATTGTAATGAGACAAGGTCTTATAAATGGAGTTGATATGGTAGTCGGTGGAATTGCAATTCTTTTAGTTTTAGAAGCTGCTAGAAGAGTTATAGGTTTACCTATGGTTATTATATCTATTGCTTTCATCATATACGCTTTAGTTGGAAGAAGTATTCCTGGGGCTTTAGGACATAGAGGTGTAAATCTTTCTGGGCTAGTTCAACACCTTTTCTATACTACAGAGGGAATAATGGGATTACCTATTCAAGTTTCTTCTACATTTATATTTATGTTTTTACTGTTTGGAGCTTATCTTGAAAAAACTGGAATGGGAGAATTTTTTATAGATTTAGCTAACTCTATATCTGGAAGTTCTCCAGGTGGACCAGCTAAGGTAGCAGTTATCTCAAGTGCTTGTATGGGTACTCTTTCTGGAAGTTCTGTTGCCAATGTTGTTGGAACAGGAAGCTTTACAATTCCTATGATGAAAAGATTAGGTTATGAAGGAGAGTTTGCTGGAGCTGTTGAAGCTACTGCATCTACTGGTGGACAACTTATGCCACCTATAATGGGAGCCGCTGCTTTCCTACTTGCTGAAATTACAGGAACACCTTATTCTAAAGTTATATTAGCTGCTGCTATTCCAGCTGTTTTATACTATTTAGGAGTATTTATTGGAGTTCATTTTGAAGCTAAAAAATTAGGATTAAAAGGATTACCTAAAGAAGATATTCCAAAATTTTCTAAAGTTATGAAAGCCAGAGGTCAATTAATCATACCAATCTTTGCAGTAATCGGATTATTAAGTAGTGGTTGGTCTCCTATCTATGCTGCTCTTGGAGCTGTTGCTTCTACTATACTTTGTGCAGCTATTAAAAAAGAGACTAGATTATCATTTAGAGATATATTAGAGGGAATGGTACAAGGAGCTAAAAGTGCTCTAACTGTTATTGCTGCTTGTGCTTGTGCTGGAATTATTACAGGTGTTGTTACTAAAACAGGGTTAGGATTAAAAGTTGGTTCTATCTTAGTTGGAGTAGCTAATGGAAATTTGATGTTGACTCTATTATTTACTATGATTACTTCATTAATTTTAGGTATAGGAGTTCCTACTACAGCTAACTATGTCATAACTTCTACTATTGCTGCCCCAGCTATATTACTTATTCATGATGCTACTGGGATACCAATAGTTCCAGTGTTAGCTGCTCATCTATTTGTTTTCTATTTTGGTATCATAGCTGATGTCACTCCACCTGTATGTCTTGCTGCTGTTGCTGCTGCTGGAGTTGCTAAGTCAGAACCTATGAAGACAGGATTACAAGCAACTAGATTAGCTATTGGAGCTTTCTTAATACCATATATGTTTGTTTTAAGTCCAGAGTTAATTATGATTAATCCAGGAATAACTGTTATTCCAAAAATTATTACAGCTATTATTGGTATAACTTGTGTATCTGTAGGATTGACAGGATATTTTAAAACTAATATGAATATGCTTGAAAGAATTTTCCTAATAATTGCTGGAGTTTTAACATTAGAGCCAGGTTTCTTAACTGACATCATAGGAATTGTAATTATTGTAGTAGTTTATATTTATCAAAGTAAAAAATCAAAATTAAATTAG
- a CDS encoding DUF1850 domain-containing protein, producing MLIKRKKLIFISFFFLIIILFLLSHLKTAYLLEINDLTNKKVYTYKLEDNTFSLGYTHSVMKTEAEEFFVVDDDKMRLIKTEYSSYGVGLPFLPEEGSLEIKDGKMILKTDRSFKNINMVISPIAKHYLRVNGKKYSLSDDILGNKPTKISITIK from the coding sequence TTGTTAATAAAAAGAAAAAAACTTATTTTTATCTCTTTTTTCTTTCTAATTATCATACTATTTCTACTCTCTCATCTTAAAACTGCATATCTCCTTGAAATAAATGATTTAACTAATAAAAAAGTATATACCTATAAGTTAGAAGACAACACTTTTTCCTTAGGTTATACTCATTCTGTAATGAAAACAGAGGCTGAAGAATTTTTTGTGGTAGATGATGATAAGATGAGATTAATAAAAACAGAGTACAGCTCTTATGGAGTTGGATTACCTTTTCTTCCTGAAGAGGGAAGCTTAGAGATAAAAGATGGAAAGATGATATTAAAAACAGATAGAAGTTTTAAAAATATCAATATGGTTATATCTCCTATTGCAAAACATTACTTAAGAGTAAATGGTAAAAAATATAGTTTATCTGATGATATACTTGGAAATAAACCTACAAAAATATCAATAACTATTAAATAA
- the recJ gene encoding single-stranded-DNA-specific exonuclease RecJ, which yields MRNTRWIYKENSFSQNTNLNIDRDILNLLYNRDIRDEEKIYKFINTSLDNIHSPLLLKDVDRAVERILQAKENKEEVWIYGDYDVDGITSTSLCYLALSEIGITPRYYIPLRDEGYGLNKEAMDYIKSQGGKVIITVDCGISAHPEIEYANSLGLEIIVTDHHEINNGNPPAYAVINPKREDNQFPFKYMAGVGTAFMLIYALFDKLEKKEELYKYLDIVAIGTVADIVPLLEENRIFTKFGMEQLNKSHWLGISMLIKKIFEDYKTKKFNTYDIGFIIAPIFNAAGRLEDAKRAVELFIEKDHRVCSEIINELLNNNTERKEIQEMILERALFKIENEKLFEDSVLVVAEEGFHHGVIGIVASKILDRYYKPTIIMEIKPDERIATASCRSIEGFNMIEALNTMKELFVKYGGHAGAAGFSIKIENINEFSKRINEYAKENIPESSLIKPVKLDITIPAYKISYDFIDKISLLEPFGFGNPSPLFALNNCEISGVRPIGKEKNHTMFNVRKDNLEIRNCVWFSSDDVFNEMASISHADIAFKLKLETFKDKYMYKMYVEDMQLPRKEENIYERYNSLYNTVFPIETVIYTRKKLENSDLKLVYHDYEVDVTLNRNYLTTLDNQTAYLLLEMRKNYGYNFKVSIKDIILKEENYNVHLIIDRDYEFVSYSLKQGELFRDIKNFLLGDFNYNSIQKNILASVFKEKKNTLAVVEKGRGVNTVIQTIGLYYKSLGEKILLITDEVPYKKTLSCVDIADDFQEGYSFYIVDKKIDFSILKNKKSLIFSSENIELEGFNKVVDSYTIPENIIFMEEELISKKNIFSNILPITTRKNILTSLNKYSVLYCSRDILLYL from the coding sequence ATGAGAAATACTAGATGGATATATAAAGAAAATAGTTTCTCTCAAAATACTAATCTCAACATTGATAGAGATATTTTAAATCTGCTATACAATAGAGATATTAGAGATGAAGAGAAAATATATAAATTTATAAATACCTCTTTAGATAATATACACTCCCCACTTCTATTAAAAGATGTGGATAGAGCAGTAGAAAGGATATTACAAGCTAAAGAAAATAAAGAAGAGGTATGGATATATGGAGATTACGACGTAGATGGAATTACCTCTACCTCTTTGTGTTATCTTGCTCTATCAGAGATAGGAATTACCCCTAGATACTATATTCCTCTAAGAGATGAAGGGTATGGACTCAATAAAGAAGCTATGGACTATATAAAATCTCAAGGGGGAAAGGTAATTATCACTGTAGACTGTGGTATCTCTGCTCATCCTGAGATAGAGTATGCCAACTCTTTAGGACTGGAGATCATAGTTACTGATCACCACGAGATTAATAATGGTAATCCCCCAGCTTATGCTGTAATCAATCCCAAAAGAGAGGACAATCAGTTTCCTTTTAAATATATGGCTGGAGTAGGAACAGCTTTTATGCTTATCTATGCTCTCTTTGATAAACTAGAAAAAAAAGAGGAGCTATATAAATATTTAGATATTGTTGCAATAGGTACAGTAGCTGATATAGTACCTCTTTTAGAAGAGAATAGAATATTTACAAAATTTGGAATGGAGCAACTTAATAAAAGTCATTGGCTTGGAATAAGCATGCTTATAAAAAAAATATTTGAAGATTATAAGACAAAAAAATTTAATACCTATGATATTGGGTTTATTATAGCTCCAATATTTAATGCTGCTGGAAGATTAGAAGATGCTAAAAGAGCTGTAGAACTATTTATAGAAAAAGACCATAGAGTATGTAGTGAGATAATCAATGAGCTTCTAAATAATAATACTGAAAGAAAAGAGATACAGGAGATGATTTTAGAAAGAGCTCTTTTTAAAATCGAAAATGAAAAACTTTTTGAAGATAGTGTTTTAGTAGTAGCAGAGGAAGGATTTCACCATGGAGTAATTGGAATAGTTGCCTCTAAAATTTTAGATAGATACTATAAGCCTACTATCATTATGGAAATAAAACCAGATGAGAGAATAGCCACTGCCTCATGTAGAAGTATAGAGGGATTTAATATGATAGAAGCTCTCAATACTATGAAAGAACTTTTTGTGAAATATGGTGGACATGCTGGAGCAGCTGGATTTTCAATCAAAATAGAAAATATAAATGAATTTTCTAAAAGAATAAATGAGTATGCTAAAGAAAATATTCCAGAGTCATCCTTAATAAAACCTGTAAAATTAGATATAACTATACCAGCCTATAAAATCTCCTATGACTTTATAGATAAAATTTCTCTTTTAGAACCTTTTGGATTTGGTAACCCCTCTCCACTTTTTGCTCTAAATAATTGTGAAATATCTGGAGTCCGTCCTATTGGTAAAGAGAAAAACCATACTATGTTTAATGTGAGAAAGGATAATCTTGAGATAAGAAATTGTGTTTGGTTTAGTAGTGATGATGTTTTTAATGAGATGGCTTCAATCTCCCATGCTGATATAGCTTTTAAATTAAAACTAGAAACCTTCAAAGATAAATATATGTATAAAATGTATGTGGAAGATATGCAACTTCCTAGAAAAGAGGAAAATATCTATGAAAGATATAACTCTCTATACAATACAGTTTTTCCTATTGAAACAGTAATATATACTAGAAAAAAATTAGAAAACTCTGATTTAAAATTAGTCTATCATGACTATGAAGTAGATGTTACTCTCAATAGAAACTATCTGACTACACTCGATAATCAAACTGCTTATCTTCTACTGGAGATGAGAAAAAACTATGGATATAATTTTAAAGTTAGTATTAAAGATATCATTCTTAAAGAGGAAAATTACAATGTACATCTTATAATAGATAGAGATTATGAATTTGTATCCTACTCTCTAAAACAGGGAGAACTCTTTAGAGATATAAAAAATTTCCTGCTTGGAGATTTTAACTATAACTCTATACAAAAAAATATTCTTGCCTCTGTATTCAAAGAGAAAAAAAATACTCTAGCTGTTGTAGAAAAAGGTAGAGGAGTCAATACAGTTATACAAACTATTGGTTTGTATTATAAGAGTTTAGGAGAAAAGATTCTCCTTATAACTGATGAAGTTCCTTATAAAAAAACTTTAAGCTGTGTGGATATAGCTGATGATTTTCAAGAGGGATACTCTTTCTATATAGTTGATAAAAAAATTGACTTTTCAATATTAAAAAATAAAAAATCTCTTATTTTCTCCTCTGAAAATATTGAACTAGAGGGATTTAACAAGGTAGTAGATAGTTATACTATTCCTGAGAATATTATTTTTATGGAAGAAGAGTTAATTTCTAAGAAAAATATTTTCTCTAATATACTTCCTATAACTACTAGAAAAAATATTCTCACTTCTTTGAATAAATACTCTGTACTTTATTGTAGTAGAGATATATTATTATATTTGTAA